The Thermoflavifilum sp. genome contains a region encoding:
- a CDS encoding 1,4-dihydroxy-6-naphthoate synthase — translation MKLSLGFSPCPNDTFIFDALVNGKIDTGELQFQVYLEDVETLNQWAQEGRLDITKLSSLAFLQVAGQYMILDAGSAMGKGCGPLLVASRAWPLSSVSELRIAIPGEHTTANMLLHVAFPQVRNLVPMLFSDIEDAILRGEVDAGVIIHENRFTYQQKGLMKLIDLGDYWEQHTGAPIPLAFIAMKRSYPQPLMQQVSGLIRRSLEYAFAQYPRIAPFVRQHAQAMDEHVMRQHIDLYVNEYSLSLHDEGKKAIEVLQQEAMRNGMLAEVPGLSLFAA, via the coding sequence ATGAAATTGAGTCTGGGTTTTTCGCCCTGTCCGAACGATACATTCATCTTTGATGCACTTGTAAATGGTAAAATAGATACAGGCGAGCTGCAGTTTCAGGTATATCTGGAAGATGTGGAGACGCTCAACCAGTGGGCACAGGAAGGCAGGCTCGATATCACCAAATTGAGTTCACTTGCCTTTTTGCAGGTGGCCGGGCAGTATATGATTTTAGATGCGGGTAGTGCCATGGGCAAAGGTTGTGGCCCATTGCTGGTAGCCAGTCGAGCATGGCCTTTATCGTCGGTGTCGGAGCTGCGCATTGCTATTCCTGGCGAGCATACCACGGCCAATATGCTTTTGCATGTGGCCTTCCCACAGGTGCGCAATCTGGTGCCCATGTTGTTCTCGGATATTGAAGACGCCATCCTGCGTGGAGAGGTAGATGCCGGTGTAATTATTCATGAAAATCGGTTTACCTATCAGCAGAAGGGATTGATGAAGCTTATCGATCTGGGTGATTACTGGGAGCAACACACCGGTGCACCCATTCCGCTGGCTTTCATTGCCATGAAACGCAGTTATCCGCAGCCGCTCATGCAGCAGGTGAGCGGCCTCATTCGCCGCAGTCTGGAATATGCCTTCGCGCAATATCCCCGGATTGCTCCTTTTGTCAGGCAACATGCTCAGGCGATGGACGAGCACGTGATGCGTCAGCACATCGACCTGTATGTAAATGAATACAGTCTTTCGTTGCACGACGAAGGCAAAAAAGCCATTGAAGTCTTGCAACAGGAAGCCATGCGCAATGGAATGCTTGCTGAAGTGCCCGGACTTTCTTTATTTGCTGCTTGA
- a CDS encoding aminotransferase class IV: MPKLLLNGRLLSVHARLFTAQNRAFRYGDGFFETLKCLNGKILWWNYHQKRAQKSLQMLNMPALSSPEWSKLKNDICELCKINNCMQAARVRISFYRGNGGKYTPVSNELDVLIEAEPLPLSSSTTMGILGGIAQVEKPISTLSTLKSLQCLPYILAGMEAKQQGWDQAILQNTAGRIAETHIANIFCVYNQMIITPPLSEGCVDGIIRKVLLEARLPWKIKEQPLRVQELMDADEVFTTNTIQGIQYFSKIHQRTFARPQIAPAIATWLRMQENEHSEA; encoded by the coding sequence ATGCCGAAGCTCTTACTCAATGGCAGGCTCTTATCCGTACACGCACGTTTATTTACTGCACAGAACAGGGCTTTCCGCTACGGGGATGGCTTCTTTGAAACGCTTAAATGCCTGAACGGAAAAATTTTATGGTGGAACTATCATCAGAAACGTGCACAGAAAAGTCTGCAGATGCTCAACATGCCTGCGTTATCATCTCCGGAATGGTCAAAATTGAAAAATGATATATGCGAGCTTTGCAAGATCAATAACTGTATGCAAGCTGCACGTGTACGAATCAGCTTTTACCGTGGCAATGGCGGAAAATATACCCCTGTTTCCAATGAGCTGGACGTGTTAATCGAAGCCGAACCGCTGCCCCTAAGCAGTTCGACAACAATGGGAATCCTGGGCGGAATAGCACAGGTAGAAAAACCCATTTCTACCTTATCGACATTAAAATCATTGCAATGCCTGCCTTATATCCTTGCCGGTATGGAAGCAAAACAGCAGGGATGGGATCAGGCTATTCTGCAAAATACGGCAGGAAGAATCGCCGAAACACATATCGCCAATATTTTTTGTGTGTATAATCAAATGATTATTACACCTCCCCTTTCCGAAGGGTGCGTGGATGGCATTATCCGCAAGGTATTACTCGAAGCCAGATTACCCTGGAAGATAAAAGAACAACCCCTCCGTGTGCAGGAACTGATGGATGCCGACGAAGTGTTTACTACCAATACCATTCAGGGTATTCAATACTTTAGCAAAATTCATCAACGTACATTCGCCCGGCCACAAATTGCACCTGCTATCGCCACATGGTTGCGTATGCAGGAAAATGAACATTCGGAAGCATAA
- a CDS encoding DUF4835 family protein — MPHELKYHFARMCLLFGSFFFSTLYIPVQAQELQAQVSVIHDRIKGVDDATFQRFQADVTSFLNQRKWTNDSYLPYERIQCNFVFNFTQYSGDNIFVVQLTVQSSRPVYHTDYQSPVFNYLDQNVSFRYIINQPLEFNENRISGNDALQANLTAVLAYYVYIILGLDADSFLPRGGVPYFQKAQYIVNNAPEDSRYISGWKPFEGNRNRYWLVDNLLNTRLQAFHSVMYQYYRLGLDRMYDDPNNARMSILNSLSSLYSMNQDNPNTMILQLFMLAKADELANLFSDAPLNYKQRALQILTQLDPEHTSLYTQKLQ, encoded by the coding sequence ATGCCACATGAGCTAAAATACCATTTCGCCCGGATGTGTTTGTTGTTTGGAAGTTTCTTCTTCTCGACGCTGTACATACCTGTACAGGCTCAGGAATTGCAGGCGCAGGTAAGCGTGATTCATGATCGCATCAAAGGCGTGGACGATGCTACATTCCAACGGTTTCAGGCTGATGTAACGAGTTTCTTAAATCAACGCAAATGGACAAACGACAGCTATCTGCCCTATGAACGCATTCAATGCAATTTCGTGTTCAATTTCACTCAGTATTCAGGCGATAACATTTTTGTCGTCCAGCTTACCGTGCAGTCATCCCGCCCTGTTTATCATACCGACTATCAATCGCCTGTATTTAATTATCTCGACCAGAACGTAAGTTTTCGATACATCATCAATCAACCACTTGAATTCAACGAAAATCGCATCTCTGGAAACGATGCCCTTCAGGCCAACCTTACCGCCGTGCTGGCTTATTATGTGTACATCATTTTAGGCCTCGACGCCGATTCGTTTTTGCCTCGTGGAGGCGTACCCTATTTTCAGAAAGCACAATATATCGTAAACAATGCTCCGGAAGATAGTCGCTACATCAGCGGATGGAAGCCTTTTGAGGGAAATCGCAATCGATACTGGCTGGTAGATAATCTACTGAATACCCGGCTTCAGGCTTTTCATAGCGTAATGTACCAATACTATCGGCTGGGGCTCGACAGAATGTATGACGACCCCAACAATGCCCGGATGAGCATCCTCAACAGCCTGTCTTCACTTTACAGCATGAATCAGGATAATCCGAATACAATGATCCTGCAATTGTTTATGCTGGCCAAGGCCGATGAACTGGCTAACCTGTTCTCCGATGCACCGTTGAATTATAAACAGCGTGCCCTTCAAATCCTTACCCAGCTTGATCCGGAGCATACTTCATTATATACCCAGAAGCTGCAATGA
- the mqnB gene encoding futalosine hydrolase: MQVWVTAPTDREIHPLITWLQSISQPTDGQKYRFRGHDIVIKTTGVGAVATVFHLSRALQETMPDCVLQIGLAGSYAAELSPGTVVRVQRDRLADLGAEDHDRFLDVFTLGLDAADAFPFQQGWLVNPHLQAFPELTLPAVQAITVQTVSGSASTIARRAAGYHPQIETMEGAAFHYVCLQMHVPFLQIRAISNYVEPRDKSKWRISTAIENLHQVMKQWLDAWLR; the protein is encoded by the coding sequence ATGCAGGTATGGGTTACAGCACCAACGGATAGGGAAATTCATCCACTCATCACCTGGCTCCAATCCATTTCGCAGCCGACAGACGGGCAAAAATATAGGTTTCGGGGTCATGATATTGTAATAAAAACCACGGGTGTGGGGGCTGTGGCGACTGTATTTCATCTCAGCCGGGCGTTGCAGGAAACCATGCCCGATTGTGTTTTGCAGATCGGCCTGGCGGGCAGTTATGCAGCCGAACTCAGTCCGGGTACGGTAGTGCGGGTGCAGCGCGATCGACTGGCCGACCTGGGTGCTGAGGATCATGATCGTTTTCTGGATGTTTTTACGCTTGGACTGGATGCGGCGGATGCATTTCCTTTTCAACAGGGCTGGCTTGTCAATCCACATCTGCAGGCATTTCCGGAGTTAACCCTGCCTGCGGTGCAGGCAATTACCGTGCAAACGGTTTCTGGTTCGGCATCGACCATAGCCAGGCGAGCGGCGGGATATCATCCGCAGATAGAAACTATGGAAGGTGCGGCATTTCATTATGTATGCCTGCAGATGCATGTTCCGTTTTTACAGATTCGGGCTATCTCGAATTATGTAGAGCCGCGCGATAAAAGCAAATGGCGTATCTCAACTGCTATTGAAAACCTCCATCAGGTGATGAAACAGTGGCTGGACGCCTGGCTGCGATAA
- the purQ gene encoding phosphoribosylformylglycinamidine synthase subunit PurQ has protein sequence MKFGVVTFPGSNCDQDMIDALHAMGQEAIRLWHKDTDLSGFSVEDMIILPGGFSYGDYLRCGALARFSPIMSSIMAFARRGGKVLGVCNGFQILCEAHLLPGVLLPNVGRNFICRNTYIISKQPDTLLTCKSAHRPLLIPIAHAEGRYYADEKTIENLFIHGQVIFQYCDAQGNISAASNPNGALHQIAGICNREKNVFGMMPHPERAVLAELGNTDGRLIFESILSYASSYRHHPVVS, from the coding sequence ATGAAGTTTGGTGTAGTCACCTTTCCAGGTTCAAATTGCGATCAGGATATGATCGATGCCCTGCATGCGATGGGGCAGGAGGCCATTCGGTTGTGGCATAAAGACACCGACCTATCGGGATTTTCTGTGGAAGATATGATTATTCTTCCTGGTGGATTTTCGTACGGAGATTACCTGCGTTGTGGTGCATTGGCTCGTTTCAGCCCCATTATGTCTTCCATCATGGCTTTTGCACGCAGGGGAGGAAAAGTGCTGGGCGTTTGTAATGGATTTCAAATCCTCTGCGAAGCCCATTTATTGCCGGGCGTATTGTTGCCCAACGTCGGACGGAATTTCATCTGCCGCAATACCTATATCATCAGCAAACAACCCGATACCCTGCTTACCTGCAAATCAGCTCATCGCCCCCTGCTGATTCCCATTGCCCATGCTGAAGGCAGGTATTATGCGGATGAAAAAACCATTGAAAATTTATTTATTCATGGTCAGGTGATTTTTCAATATTGCGATGCACAGGGGAATATATCGGCAGCCAGCAATCCTAACGGGGCATTGCATCAGATTGCCGGTATCTGCAATCGGGAGAAGAATGTATTCGGCATGATGCCTCATCCCGAACGAGCTGTACTGGCTGAACTCGGCAATACAGACGGACGCCTGATCTTCGAATCCATCCTTTCCTATGCTTCGAGCTACCGGCATCATCCAGTTGTTTCTTGA
- a CDS encoding deoxyribodipyrimidine photo-lyase, with protein MRRDLRLHDQAALYYALRKGLPVVVIFIFDRHILDTLDNPYDRRLTFIHAQLEKINQQLISLGSTLITFHDTPLAAFQKLIQQFDVQEVYTNRDYEPYARQRDQQVAAFLQEKGIAFHDYKDQVIFDRDEILKPDGSPYTVYTPYMKQWKQKLNAFYTRSYPVEKYAGHFFQMPALSLPSLESIGFRPVYMSFPPAEPDEEIIRHYHEWRDYPAKEGTTKMSVHLRFGTVSIRELVRKARALNETYLNELIWREFYQMILWHFPHVVHQSFKPEYDRMEWLNDEQAFQRWCEGRTGCPIVDAGMRQLNATGYMHNRLRMITASYLTKDLLIDWRWGEAYFAKQLLDYDLASNNGGWQWAAGCGCDAAPYFRIFNPDLQAKRFDPDLAFIKKWVPEYATPEYPVPIVSHEEARKRCIETYSRALKDRMKPAR; from the coding sequence TTGCGCCGTGATCTGCGTCTGCATGATCAGGCTGCGCTTTATTATGCTCTTCGAAAAGGATTACCAGTTGTCGTTATCTTCATCTTCGATCGGCATATACTCGATACACTCGACAATCCTTACGACAGGCGTTTGACTTTTATTCATGCACAACTGGAAAAAATCAATCAGCAGTTAATCAGCCTTGGATCCACACTGATTACCTTTCACGATACCCCGCTTGCAGCATTTCAAAAACTGATTCAGCAATTCGATGTACAGGAAGTATATACCAATCGAGATTATGAGCCTTATGCCCGTCAACGAGATCAACAGGTCGCGGCATTCCTTCAGGAAAAAGGAATTGCATTTCATGATTACAAAGATCAGGTGATCTTCGACAGGGATGAGATTTTGAAGCCAGATGGTTCGCCATATACCGTTTATACGCCTTACATGAAACAATGGAAACAAAAATTAAATGCCTTTTACACGCGATCGTATCCTGTAGAAAAATATGCCGGACATTTCTTTCAAATGCCGGCACTTTCCTTGCCATCGCTGGAAAGCATAGGTTTTCGGCCCGTGTACATGTCCTTTCCTCCGGCTGAACCCGACGAGGAAATCATCAGGCATTACCATGAGTGGCGCGATTATCCCGCAAAAGAAGGTACCACGAAAATGAGTGTACACCTGCGATTTGGCACGGTTAGCATCAGAGAACTGGTTAGAAAAGCACGGGCATTAAATGAAACATATCTCAATGAGCTCATCTGGCGTGAGTTCTATCAGATGATCCTCTGGCATTTTCCACATGTCGTACATCAATCCTTCAAACCGGAATATGATCGCATGGAATGGTTGAACGATGAGCAAGCTTTTCAACGCTGGTGTGAGGGTCGCACCGGATGCCCGATTGTAGATGCAGGAATGCGGCAATTGAATGCTACAGGATATATGCACAACCGATTGCGGATGATTACGGCGAGCTATCTTACCAAAGATCTATTGATCGACTGGCGATGGGGTGAAGCTTATTTTGCTAAACAATTACTGGATTACGACCTCGCTTCCAACAACGGAGGATGGCAATGGGCGGCCGGTTGCGGCTGTGATGCGGCGCCCTATTTTCGAATTTTCAATCCTGACCTACAGGCAAAGCGTTTTGATCCGGACCTTGCTTTTATCAAAAAATGGGTACCCGAATATGCCACACCTGAATATCCAGTTCCTATCGTTTCCCATGAAGAAGCCCGAAAACGCTGTATAGAAACCTATTCCCGGGCGTTAAAGGATAGGATGAAACCTGCACGTTAG
- a CDS encoding 6-carboxytetrahydropterin synthase — translation MMYITRRVHFNAAHKLFNPAWSKEKNEAVFGKCANENWHGHNYVLYVTVKGEIDPETGYVTDAKALHELIQRKIVDQVDHRNLNLDVPFMKGKICSTENFAKAIWEQLAPEIKQGKLHCIKLYETENIYVEYFGD, via the coding sequence ATGATGTATATTACCAGAAGAGTGCATTTCAATGCAGCACATAAGCTTTTTAATCCTGCCTGGAGTAAAGAAAAAAATGAAGCCGTATTCGGGAAATGTGCGAATGAAAACTGGCATGGGCATAATTACGTATTGTATGTAACTGTGAAAGGGGAAATAGATCCTGAAACCGGTTATGTAACGGATGCTAAAGCATTGCATGAACTCATTCAACGAAAGATTGTGGATCAGGTCGATCACCGAAATTTAAATCTGGATGTTCCCTTCATGAAAGGTAAAATATGCTCTACGGAGAATTTTGCAAAAGCAATCTGGGAGCAGCTGGCTCCGGAAATCAAGCAGGGAAAACTGCATTGCATTAAGTTATATGAAACGGAAAACATTTATGTAGAATATTTTGGCGATTAA
- a CDS encoding GNAT family N-acetyltransferase: MLVTIREAVRADCPQMFALVQELAAFERASHEVCISLEAFTESGFGENPVWWAFVAEDQGKKIVGMALYYIRFSTWKGKRLYLEDIIVTQSMRGQGIGKRLFERCIQEARLKGFSGMTWQVLDWNEPAIRFYEKYGARISREWLTCQLDW; the protein is encoded by the coding sequence ATGTTGGTAACGATTCGGGAAGCCGTCAGGGCCGATTGTCCCCAGATGTTTGCTCTTGTACAGGAACTGGCTGCGTTTGAGCGTGCGTCTCACGAAGTATGCATTTCCCTGGAGGCCTTTACAGAAAGTGGATTTGGAGAAAATCCGGTGTGGTGGGCTTTTGTGGCCGAAGACCAGGGGAAAAAGATTGTGGGTATGGCACTTTATTACATTCGCTTTTCCACCTGGAAGGGCAAACGCTTATATCTGGAAGATATTATTGTAACGCAATCCATGCGTGGCCAGGGTATCGGCAAACGCTTGTTCGAACGTTGCATACAGGAAGCCAGGCTTAAGGGGTTCAGCGGGATGACCTGGCAGGTCCTCGACTGGAATGAGCCGGCCATTCGTTTTTATGAAAAATATGGTGCCCGCATCAGCAGGGAATGGCTTACCTGCCAGCTCGATTGGTAG
- a CDS encoding DUF4296 domain-containing protein, producing the protein MKTIFRHQTIIEYCIIIYMVMLAGCKHHERVPKSYIQPEEMKQILLDMQAAQAYVDNMPYDSLHPRQEKLKYYYQQILELYHLNHQQFMRSYEYYVMHPVIMKMVYDSLLSDVKRRQVELDSLLIKKRFQHPIER; encoded by the coding sequence ATGAAAACAATATTTCGTCATCAAACGATTATCGAATATTGCATCATCATATACATGGTCATGCTTGCCGGATGCAAGCATCATGAACGTGTCCCCAAATCTTATATTCAGCCGGAAGAAATGAAACAAATTTTGCTTGATATGCAAGCTGCGCAGGCTTATGTGGATAATATGCCTTACGATTCCCTGCATCCACGTCAGGAAAAATTGAAATATTATTATCAGCAGATTTTAGAGTTATATCACCTGAACCATCAGCAATTCATGAGAAGTTATGAATACTATGTCATGCATCCGGTGATCATGAAGATGGTGTACGACAGTCTGCTGAGCGACGTAAAAAGACGACAGGTTGAGCTGGATTCTTTGCTTATCAAAAAACGATTTCAACATCCTATTGAAAGATAA
- the coaBC gene encoding bifunctional phosphopantothenoylcysteine decarboxylase/phosphopantothenate--cysteine ligase CoaBC, with protein sequence MLEGHTIVLGVTGSIAAYKSAELVRLLVKKGATVKVLMTPEARQFITSLTLATLSRHPVYTEIASEDEWHNHVMLGREADLLLIAPATAHTIAKMASGLCDNLLLATYLSACCPVMVVPAMDEDMWWHPATREQVDKLLSHGVDVLDVAHGDLASGLQGWGRMLEPQQIVEAIEARWVQPGHQLKGKKVLVTAGPTREPIDPVRYISNHSSGKMGFALARLFAWMGAEVHLIAGPTPVPPPRHPHIQLTRIETAAELQHACEMFFPQMDITVMAAAVADYRPQHAATQKIKKLDDHLQLQLEKTTDILAELGKRKQAHQWLVGFALESQHDASLALEKLQRKNLDMIVLNSLDDPGAGFAGDSNKISIFDRLGHEIHFPLKHKHAVAHDIIQALLDLMHAT encoded by the coding sequence ATGCTGGAAGGCCATACCATCGTACTGGGCGTTACAGGCAGCATAGCCGCTTATAAGTCGGCCGAGCTGGTGCGGCTGTTAGTGAAAAAAGGTGCCACGGTAAAAGTGTTGATGACGCCCGAGGCCCGGCAATTCATTACTTCACTTACGTTAGCCACGCTTTCGCGCCACCCGGTATATACCGAAATCGCATCAGAAGATGAATGGCACAATCATGTGATGCTGGGCAGGGAAGCCGATCTGTTACTGATTGCACCGGCCACTGCACATACCATTGCTAAAATGGCCAGCGGCCTGTGCGATAACCTTTTACTGGCCACCTATTTATCGGCTTGCTGTCCGGTGATGGTGGTGCCCGCCATGGATGAAGATATGTGGTGGCATCCGGCCACACGCGAACAGGTGGATAAGTTACTCAGCCACGGTGTGGATGTACTTGATGTAGCCCATGGCGATCTGGCCAGTGGCCTGCAGGGATGGGGGCGTATGCTTGAACCCCAGCAAATTGTGGAAGCTATTGAAGCCCGCTGGGTACAGCCGGGCCATCAATTGAAAGGGAAAAAAGTGCTGGTCACAGCCGGTCCTACCCGCGAGCCAATCGATCCCGTACGGTACATTAGCAATCATTCATCCGGCAAAATGGGTTTTGCGCTGGCAAGATTATTTGCCTGGATGGGAGCGGAAGTGCATCTTATCGCCGGCCCGACTCCAGTACCACCTCCCCGGCACCCCCACATACAGCTTACCCGTATTGAAACCGCAGCCGAATTACAACATGCATGCGAAATGTTTTTTCCGCAAATGGATATCACGGTCATGGCCGCTGCCGTGGCCGATTATCGCCCCCAACACGCCGCTACTCAGAAAATAAAAAAGCTGGATGATCACCTGCAATTGCAATTAGAAAAAACAACCGATATTCTCGCTGAACTGGGAAAACGTAAGCAAGCCCATCAATGGCTGGTAGGTTTTGCACTGGAAAGTCAGCACGATGCTTCACTTGCTCTGGAAAAACTGCAACGCAAAAATCTCGACATGATTGTGCTGAACAGCCTGGATGACCCCGGGGCAGGTTTTGCAGGCGACAGTAATAAAATCAGTATTTTTGATCGCCTGGGCCATGAAATACATTTTCCTTTAAAACACAAACATGCCGTCGCTCACGATATCATTCAGGCACTGCTCGACCTTATGCATGCCACATGA
- a CDS encoding TIGR01777 family oxidoreductase produces the protein MPTVLMTGGTGLIGRALTGMLQQRGYRIKLLTRRKQAAEAGIQYLFWDPERGKLPAEDLLDADYLIHLAGANVAEKRWTAVRKQELVWSRTRTLDLLWDVFSRHPHQLKAVVSASAIGYYDASQDRWFQETDAPGKDFLAQTCVEWEAHAHRFEALSVRVVCLRTGIVLSRQGGFLVPFLRALRWGVAPILGSGVQWISWIHIHDLCRLYANALITEQMVGAYNAVAPEPVTQKNLILSLARLLKKQYFVPLHVPALLLRILMGEMSVEVLKSVRVSAQKLQQEGFQYSYPDISSALLALLQTPNGMGNHA, from the coding sequence ATGCCTACCGTGTTGATGACAGGAGGTACCGGCTTAATCGGGCGAGCGCTGACAGGCATGTTGCAACAGCGTGGTTATCGTATCAAGTTGCTTACTCGCAGGAAGCAGGCTGCTGAGGCCGGGATACAGTATCTTTTCTGGGATCCGGAACGGGGGAAATTGCCGGCGGAAGATTTACTGGATGCGGATTATCTGATTCATCTGGCCGGTGCAAATGTTGCGGAAAAGCGATGGACGGCAGTACGTAAGCAGGAGCTGGTATGGAGCCGCACCCGAACGCTCGATTTATTGTGGGATGTATTTTCACGGCATCCTCATCAGCTGAAGGCCGTGGTGAGTGCCTCTGCTATTGGATATTACGATGCATCTCAAGATCGCTGGTTTCAGGAAACCGATGCACCGGGCAAAGATTTTCTGGCGCAAACCTGTGTGGAATGGGAAGCCCATGCACATCGGTTTGAGGCATTGTCGGTTCGGGTCGTATGTTTGCGTACGGGCATCGTTTTAAGTCGGCAAGGCGGTTTTCTTGTTCCTTTTTTGCGCGCGCTTCGTTGGGGTGTTGCGCCCATTCTGGGCAGCGGCGTACAATGGATCAGCTGGATTCATATCCATGATCTTTGTCGTCTGTATGCAAATGCGTTGATTACGGAACAGATGGTGGGTGCTTACAATGCGGTGGCTCCAGAGCCCGTGACCCAGAAAAACCTGATTTTAAGTCTGGCTCGACTCCTGAAAAAGCAGTATTTTGTGCCCTTGCATGTTCCCGCATTGTTGCTCCGTATCCTAATGGGTGAGATGAGCGTAGAGGTGCTGAAGAGCGTGCGGGTATCGGCTCAAAAGCTGCAACAAGAAGGATTTCAGTATTCCTATCCCGACATATCCAGTGCATTGCTGGCACTCCTGCAAACACCCAATGGGATGGGTAATCACGCATAA
- the fabD gene encoding ACP S-malonyltransferase — translation MKHAIVFPGQGSQFKGMGKSLYERYSTAREIFEKANAVLGFRISDLMFEGSEEELKQTRVTQPAIFLHSIVAFLMHPELKMDMAAGHSLGEFTALVATGVLSFEDGLQLVAARAEAMQEACNLQPSGMAAVLGMDDEQVESICASIEGETVVAANYNCPGQLVISGTRQGVALACEKLKAAGARRAVPLPVSGAFHSPLMEPAREKLQKAIAAVEFHTPSCPVYQNVSATATTDPALIREQLIAQLTSPVRWTQTIRMMIADGARDFTEVGPGKVLSGLIQKIDSSVQVHQIQE, via the coding sequence ATGAAACATGCTATTGTTTTTCCCGGACAGGGTTCCCAGTTCAAAGGAATGGGTAAATCCTTATACGAACGTTATTCTACAGCCCGGGAGATATTCGAAAAAGCCAATGCTGTATTAGGATTTCGGATTTCGGATTTAATGTTTGAAGGTAGTGAAGAAGAATTAAAGCAAACCCGCGTGACCCAGCCTGCCATATTTTTACATTCCATTGTGGCCTTTCTTATGCATCCGGAATTGAAAATGGACATGGCAGCAGGTCATTCCCTGGGCGAGTTTACGGCACTGGTGGCTACAGGTGTATTGAGTTTTGAAGATGGCCTACAACTGGTGGCTGCTCGTGCCGAAGCCATGCAGGAAGCCTGCAATTTACAGCCTTCTGGTATGGCGGCCGTACTGGGCATGGACGATGAACAGGTAGAAAGCATCTGCGCATCTATTGAAGGAGAAACTGTGGTAGCGGCTAATTACAATTGCCCCGGACAGCTGGTGATTTCCGGCACCAGGCAGGGTGTAGCCCTGGCCTGTGAGAAGTTAAAAGCTGCAGGTGCGCGACGAGCAGTACCGCTTCCCGTTAGCGGTGCATTTCATTCGCCGCTTATGGAACCTGCCCGGGAAAAATTGCAAAAAGCCATCGCAGCCGTCGAATTTCATACGCCTTCCTGCCCGGTGTATCAGAATGTAAGCGCTACCGCAACGACCGATCCAGCGCTCATTCGCGAACAGCTTATCGCACAACTCACCAGTCCTGTAAGATGGACGCAAACGATCCGTATGATGATTGCCGATGGTGCAAGGGATTTTACAGAGGTTGGGCCGGGCAAGGTTTTATCAGGACTCATCCAAAAAATTGATTCTTCCGTGCAGGTGCATCAAATTCAGGAATAA
- the folE gene encoding GTP cyclohydrolase I FolE produces MSYKKIEQYEEKITSHLVENYRETLILLGENPDREGLKKTPHRVAKAMQYLTQGYHMDPKAILESAKFQESYSEMVLVKDIELYSLCEHHLLPFFGKAHVAYIPNGYIVGLSKIARVVDCFSRRLQVQERLTHQILDAIQDVLHPLGVAVVIEAQHLCMMMRGVQKQNSVTTTSAFSGQFEDERTRAEFIRLISADLMHR; encoded by the coding sequence ATGTCATACAAAAAAATCGAACAGTACGAAGAAAAAATCACCTCGCATCTGGTAGAAAATTATCGGGAAACTTTAATCTTACTGGGCGAAAATCCCGATAGAGAAGGATTAAAAAAAACACCACACCGGGTGGCCAAAGCCATGCAATATCTTACACAGGGCTACCATATGGACCCGAAGGCCATCTTAGAATCCGCAAAGTTTCAGGAATCCTACAGTGAAATGGTGCTGGTAAAAGACATTGAATTGTACTCCCTTTGTGAACATCATCTGCTTCCTTTCTTTGGCAAGGCTCACGTAGCTTATATTCCAAATGGTTACATCGTGGGGCTGAGTAAAATTGCAAGGGTGGTGGATTGTTTTTCCAGACGACTGCAGGTGCAGGAAAGACTTACCCATCAAATCCTGGATGCAATTCAGGATGTGCTTCATCCGCTGGGTGTGGCCGTGGTGATTGAGGCCCAGCATCTTTGCATGATGATGCGTGGCGTGCAAAAACAAAATTCCGTAACCACCACATCCGCCTTTTCAGGCCAGTTCGAAGATGAACGTACCCGCGCAGAATTCATCAGGCTCATCAGCGCCGATTTAATGCACAGATAA